From a region of the Sphaerodactylus townsendi isolate TG3544 linkage group LG09, MPM_Stown_v2.3, whole genome shotgun sequence genome:
- the LOC125439476 gene encoding collagen alpha-1(XXII) chain-like translates to MGERGEKGSLGAPGIPGRDGARGEVGEPGLPGAAGLPGPAGPKGADGQPGPPGRQGYVGAPGLQGERGEKGPRGDKGEPGLDGFPGKPGTDGIPGTIGSPGQTGPMGSPGEKAVRERARRHLKPSPRTNLTVYARWKLESVKGICNLENLSSIPYFHLPPTTPICSSGPFR, encoded by the exons atgggggagagaggagaaaag GGATCCCTCGGTGCACCTGGCATCCCAGGGCGAGATGGTGCCAGAGGAGAGGTG GGTGAGCCGGGACTTCCTGGAGCGGCTGGACTTCCAGGACCAGCAGGGCCGAAG GGAGCTGATGGTCAGCCAGGGCCCCCAGGACGTCAAGGTTATGTCGGAGCTCCC gGTTTgcagggagaaagaggagaaaagggaCCCCGTGGGGACAAG GGAGAACCGGGACTTGACGGCTTTCCTGGGAAACCTGGTACAGATGGAATACCG GGCACTATAGGGAGTCCAGGACAAACTGGACCTATGGGATCCCCAGGAGAAAAG GCTGTTCGAGAAAGAGCCCGCCGGCATTTGAAACCATCGCCCAGAACCAATCTAA CCGTTTACGCTCGGTGGAAGCTGGAGTCAGTGAAAGgtatctgtaatctggagaacctaagTTCGATTCCCTACTTCCACCTTCCACCAACAACGCCGATTTGTTCCAGCGGACCGTTTAGATAA